The Neochlamydia sp. S13 genome has a segment encoding these proteins:
- a CDS encoding toprim domain-containing protein — translation MKFGSTLAAQCHLIFINKSQYLAYGDINKRVAIILESEFDAILIQQFAADLCFCIATGGSTQPLDLYTDYLIRKALLFLICPDVDAAGAKFIRKIKGNYKQSKLWPELP, via the coding sequence ATGAAATTTGGTAGCACACTGGCGGCACAGTGCCATCTTATTTTCATCAATAAATCTCAATACTTGGCATATGGCGATATCAATAAAAGAGTGGCTATCATCTTGGAATCAGAATTTGACGCTATCTTGATTCAACAGTTTGCTGCCGATCTCTGCTTTTGCATTGCCACTGGAGGATCAACTCAGCCACTTGATCTTTATACTGATTATCTCATACGAAAAGCCTTACTTTTTCTGATTTGTCCTGATGTGGATGCTGCTGGGGCTAAATTTATTAGAAAGATCAAGGGCAACTATAAGCAATCGAAGCTTTGGCCAGAGCTCCCTTAG
- a CDS encoding type II toxin-antitoxin system RelE/ParE family toxin, translated as MKYEVEISESAEKFLEKVPKKDRLRILEKIDTLVDDPMPSGSIKLHGQKTLLYRIRSGDYRVVYSIKKDVLIILVVEIGHRREVYR; from the coding sequence GTGAAATACGAAGTCGAAATCTCAGAAAGTGCAGAAAAGTTTCTCGAAAAAGTTCCAAAGAAAGATCGTTTAAGAATCCTGGAAAAAATCGATACATTAGTAGATGATCCGATGCCTTCAGGAAGCATTAAATTGCACGGCCAGAAAACTCTTCTGTATCGCATACGTTCCGGTGATTATCGCGTTGTCTACTCCATTAAGAAAGATGTGTTAATCATTTTGGTTGTTGAGATTGGACATAGACGAGAAGTGTATCGCTAA